The DNA segment TGGAAGAAGGACTCTGACATCACGACCCGCTAATCGGAGAAAACACAGCGGAGGCGGGACCGCGTGGCCCAATCACGGTCGCCATGGAGCAACTAGCGGAACACAAACGAACCCTGAGTCAGGTCCTGTTTCGAGCGGGGCAGCAATTTGTACAACAGGATTGGCACAGCATGCTTTTCGTTACTCTCACGGGATCATAAGTGTCTGTGTCCTGTGAGGACGTTTAAGTCCCACATTTATAAACACAGAACATTCCAGCGGCGCGGCACATTACTGGGGGGTAAAGGTGATGTAAGTGGCTCCCCTTCACAGCTACACCCTCTTTCTTGACAGCCAGGGTTCCCTTTCTGATTAACACCTGTTATCCTCGTTCTTTCCGTCTAGCTCTCTCttccgcacacgcacacacacgcacgcacgcacacacacacgcagcacgCGCTGTGTTTGTTGAGCAAACAGGATTGAATGCAGCTAAGCAAACCCCTGTGGAATATCATATTTCCCAGTATAATTATGGACTGCGTTGACCCTTCACTGGACTAAAAGTATAACTAATCACAGCAGAAATGTTAATTCACTTGTACTGAGTAACCTTCCCCCATCTGAGAGagcggacagacggacagacagcggggagagggggggggtcgTTCCATGCAGCGTATCATGAGTGTAAGTGTGCCCTCTGGTGGACGAGTCGCGCAGTGACAGCTGCCTCCGAAGGAACAGCCACGGTTAGTTGAGCTTTCCATCATTTTTACGGTCGGGGGCCAATATTGGGACGCGCGAGAGGCAGCGGAGcggaaacacaacaaacatatCAACGTGCAAAACGTATCAAAGAGAATGAAACGCTGTTACACGCCGATCTAACATGTTTCATTTCATCTGCGGCCTCTCCCCGTTCACCCAACACGCACcctccaccgccgccgccacccctCCACagtcctcctgctctccatctTTATCACTTCAATCACTTGGCCGTGTGCCTTGTGCGACTCAGAAACCCTGCTGCCTGTTCCACTTGGCctaacacacgcacgcacggacacACGCACGGACACGCAGCCTACGAGCTGTCTCCATCACCCACCTGTCCGTCCATCACTACACTTTGAAGCTACAAGCAATCTGGTCCGTTTCCAAccttgcaaacacacacacacacacacacatagataaTATTCATCACTGAGGCCTTTCAGACCCCAAGATATAGACCTATTTTTGCCTCCAAAATGTGATCTGGTTCATAAAGATGCTGAAATGTGCAGCTGGCCGCTCCGAGCACGGGGGCTCTGGCTCAGTGTCAGTAGGACTTCCGCACCGATGTTGTTCCGTGTCTTTCCTTCAAATGTAAAATAGATCGGTCTAGTTAATCTTCCAACTCGCCCCACGTGAGCTCAACCTGGCTGAGGGGGCCGGTCAGTTATTTACAGAATTCCAGCAGGTATTTCCAGCAAGAGTTAATTAAAGGAATGTTGCTTTTAATGGCCCATTCACTGACAGCCGACACCTCTGAAGCCTTCTGATCCTGTTGTCCACcactgcacgtgtgtgtagacCCTAGGACAATTTTACAGTGTGTGTAGAACACGCATTATGGACTCGATGGGATGGTGAGTAACAGTAACGCAGTTATTTATTGACAGAATAAGCAGATGGTGGTGTTTGTTTTGGGCTCTCTGCAGTTTACTCGGCGGTTGCGTAACTTCCTTCATGGAGCTTGAGGAGAATCTCTGTCTGTGGACCGACACATGTTCTCTACATGTGAATAAATGTCCCGTTCTGAATCAGCGTGCACCAAACTGCATTTGATATGGGTGCACGTTATTGGGAAGGGAGCAGATTACACCAGTGTTGTTTTCTGATTTAGTCTGGATGTGAGGAAGATgtgatgtttaaaaatgttggCAAAAGGTAATCAGGTATTTTATCTCATTGCagtaatgtttttttatttaatgaatCTGTTCATTTATTGAAAGATTCACCTATAAAATACTTTCCTCCAAATACATTAAAAATCCCTCTTTACTTCAGTCAAAGGGAGTTTTTAGTCAGTGACTTTAGCTTGTGTTAACGATGATTGTTCATCTATTGATTGATGTAAAACCTTCGATAAAATATAACAATTGTGAAAGCTCGAGGACGATACAGTTCAGGTTACGGATGaaattttttattaaaatatattaacaGAACTCACAGCAAACAAAAACACGGGACTCTTTTGTTCATGTTAGAATCAAAGACAACATATCAAAGTCACAGgataagaaaaacaacaaagaaaaatccTTTGAAAGGAATCCTTCACGATATAAAAAGTGAACATTTagtgaaaataaaaagtgcaaatGACTCACAGTGTCTCTGACAGTAGGAAATATTATATCTTTAACATATAGTGCATTAGTGCAGTTCTCTTACAAATAGTATTCTTTGTATAGACAAATAGAACCGTTTGGAGTAAATAAGTAACTTTTCTGAGCACTTGAGGGATTCAGTGTGGATTGTATGGCGATTAGGACTCCAAATTAGTATTTTATACTCACATAAAAGCCATTCTTTTTGAACGAGTGCAGGTTTCACCCAGGAAAAACGAAACGTAAAGCATGACGTCAGCGGGTGCATTGTCTCCTAAAGGGAGCGGGAATATTAGACATGAACGTAAATAAATAACTTCCAAAACATTAATAAATATAGcaaaaagcttttcttttttttttctcgtttttttttttttctgaaagttCAGGTGATGAGGGAACCTTAATCCCCTTCCCCACGCTCTAGAGTCCATGTGCAAGCGGACTTTAGGATTCTCCCTCCGACTCGGAGTTCTCCAGGTTGGACACGGTGGAGCTGTACCATTCCgcgctctcctcttcctccagcattCCCAGCACGCCGCCCTCGTTTCCTCGAACGCTTCCTTTTCCTTCGTTCAGCATTTCCATGGCTACTTGATGGTAGGGGTGTTTGCGCTTGGTGTGGCGGCGAAGCGTGTTGCGCTCGGCGAAGCGCGTGTGGCAGAGCTGGCACTGGTAGGGCTTCTCTCCGGTGTGGACCCTCTGATGGCGCTGCAGCTCGCCGGCCTCCCTGAAGCGTTTGGCACAGATGGAGCACACAAAGTTCCTCTGGCCGGTGTGGATGTGCTTGTGTCTCTGTGGGACGGGAAAAAATAGAAACTTGACTGAGGAATCGGTGACAATATCCAACAGCACCGAAGGGCCCCCTTCAGGTTCTGGTGGCATCAGATGCACTCAGAGGTGTAAATGAGAGGAGGGTGCCGGGGTGACTCCGTGTGCTGATGCTAGTTCATTTTTGCTACCTGGGTAATTCAGCAGCCCACCGCACCTCAGCCACGCAACCTTTTCAGGTATGTGGCCGCGTCTAatgacagacaaattatcatggggtcgtctaatcattaggtcacatcttagctatgctgctacaggccgaggctgctggggtccagaaccatgatcacatgacaggcctctgtcaccccactgggtcatggtctcccctcctctcctctcccctcccctcccctcccctcccctctcctctcctctcctctcctctcctcccctctcctctcctctcctctcctctcctctctctctaccccccccccccatcagcaggagggtccccctacatgagcctggtcctgctcaaggtttcttcctgttaaaggggagtttttcctgccactgttgcttgtttggggtcaggccctgggattctggaaagcgcctagaaacaattttgattgtaacagatgctatataaataaagactgatggaTTAATGAGCTTCTAGTTTGCTGTAAATTAaaaattttgtcattttaatttaggTTAACACATTATCTTGAAGGTGCACAGAACCAGTTCACCCCCCCCGTGGTTCACACCTTGTTCTAAAATGTGGCCTTTGTCTGTTCAGATGAGGTTTCAGATTACcccatttcacacacacacacacacacacacacacacacacaaacacacacacacacacacacactgcacagcaTGCAAAGGAATTTAAACATGCTGATTAATTACACTCAGTGTGCAACAAAAACTTTGACTAATCCCCAAAGGAGTGGCGCTAGAATCCATCACAGCCAGAAATGAAGTCCAATccaccacaggacacacacccttcgctcacacactcacacctaagGGCTGTTGAGACTGAAAGTCTTCAGCACAAACAACAAATTTCaatctgcaggaggaaacaaggcacctaaaaaaaacaaaaaaacttgcACGCACATGTTGCACACTCACATAAAAAGGGAGTGAACCAAATCTCTGATAAAGTTCACCTCCTCGCTATTGCAACATTAAACACGcataagaaataaaacattacaaatTTACCCCCTATATCTGTATCATCGCCCCTTAACCCTGAGCGCGGAGCCCAACGTTACCACCCAAACCGGATCAAACTGACCCGCTCAAACCTAAAAAGGTCAGTCCGGTTGTGTCACTGCTGACGGCGTGGAACCGACCTGCAGATGGCTGGAGCGTTTGAAGGCTTTGCCGCACTGCTGGCACACGTGGGGCTTCTTCTGCGAGTGTGTGATTGCGTGGCGCTCAAGGTCGGAGAGGTAAAAGAAGACCCGCGGGCACAGCTGGCAGTACAGCACCCTGCGGGGGCCCATGTTGCTGGGGGACCCGGGGTCCAGCGGGTCCAGGGCGTTGAGTTTGCCAGGGGAGAGGACGGGAGCAGCCGGGGGGGAGGGAGACGCAGCGGGGTTGGAGAAGTAGAGATGGTCGTCCAGAGGTAAgtgctgtgtgtgcacgccCGAGAAGTCAAACTGGGGCTCCGTGGCTGGTGACTGGCCGTCTGAGGCgtgggggggggatgctgtTGAGGGCAATGGCTCATTGCTTATGTGTGACACTTCTTCAGCATCACCTCCAACTATGGCTTTACATCCCGAGTTTGGAATGGAAGAGTTGCTCTCGGAGGGGAGGGGAACATCTGAGCCGCTCTGGAGCTTGTTCTGGAGagcaggggggggtgggggaggcggGAAGGAGGTAAAAACAGAGCCAGCGGACACGTTAGGTACTCCCGGTATAATGACAGGGGGGTTATTGGGAGTCAGCCTGATGACCGGGTGGGATATGGTTGGTAGAGGGGAACTGAGGTCGCTGACCTCACTGgagggcagagggagggagaccgGGACCGAGGCCGTATCGATCTTGGACAACTGGCCCGTCGAGGGGTCCAGGACAGCGATCGGGGTGGAGGTAGTCTCACCGGAAGAAGAGGGCACAGAAGACAGGAGAAGAAACATGGGGGTGGGAGAACAGGAAGCTGACTGGTTGACCGTGATGGGGAGCGTGAGACCCAGAGGAGCTGAGGAtagcagagaagaggaaggggaggacagAAAGACGAGTGGAGCGTTAGCAGGAGGGTTTGGAAAGATCTGAATGGGCTGGCTGGGGGCTGATATTCCAGAGGGAGGACACGGAACAGCATGAGACTGAGCAGACTGGAAACTTGGCTCTGCCGCTTGAGACGGCCCGCAGCTTGTGATGGCGAAGAGTTCTGGAGCCTGTGTCTGCCCGGCATCGGCCGGTGCCGACCCGGTGTCCGTCCCAggaagtggagaggaggagtgatCTTCGGCAGGGGGCGCGAGCGTGTCTAAGCTTTGGCTGAGGTCGTGTTCGGCTGAAGAGGGCGAGTGGCGGCCTTCGTCCTCTGCTGAGTCATCCCGCTCCGGTCGAGGGTCCTCCGAACCCGAAACGTCCACCTGCGGCACTTTGAGCCCGTCTGGAGTGAGAGTATACGGGATTCCCTGCTCATCTATGAGAAGAAGGTTTTCCGTGTCCTCCTCTGCCGGAGAGGTAGAGAAGAAAGGGGACAGGAGAGCGTCCTGGGGCGTGGAGTCCGTACGCAGCACAGCCTCGTCATCTTCTTccactgtgtctctgtctccttcACCCTCGTATTCGTCGACCTCCATGATCAGCAGACTCTCGCAGCCAGAATCATCCAGGATGCGTCCGCCCcgcctctctttcttcctcggTAAACTCAAGTCCAGGGGTTCCGTCTGTTCCTCAGATGTCTCACACGGCTGGAAATCCACCTCTTGTTGAGGGAGAGGTGTCTCCAGGATGCTTCCCTCTGTCATCTCTTCTTTAATGCCCTGCGGGCTCAGAAGTTTTACTGGACTATGGCTAGAAATGAAAGACGTTTCCAACTCGTGTGCAGAAACTTTATTGTTCAAGGCGTCCGTCTTTACGGGCCGTTTTTCCCGTCTCCCTGCCTGGCGGAACAATTCGTGTTTGACACTGTcgtgtttttccttcctctcttcctcgtCCCCATCAGCACAAATGTGaatgttatttctgtttttctgtgccAGGGTTCCAACAGATGAAAAAGCAGAACGGGGAAAGTCTTTGGTTCGGCTGATGGCGGAGTTTGTGATTGGTCTGCTGCGCTGTGGGGGGACAACACATCTGAGTCTGATTGGTCGGCCGCACAGCACAGGCACTCCGGGATTCGCTGCAATTGGCTGCTTGAGCCCACCAATGTCGCTCTCTTCCTGAGAGGCTGGCTTACAAGTCCCGCCCACTTCTGGCTTTTTCCCAGTGATTGACAGAGCATCTCGCCTGATGGCCACTGCTGCTTTGACAGGGCAGGGCTGGGGGTTACCTGGTGCAGAGCAGGGTGAGCTCCTTCCCCTTGACTCCAGGGAAACCTCTGCCACCAGCTCGGGTCCCTCTGCACACCGGCTGCCATTTTGGACATTTAAACTGCCACTGATCAGGACTGATGCCAAATGAGAATCCATTTTGCAGCATACCCATTTATGTTTCTATGGAACAGGAGTACAGTAGTTACGCTCAAACTCAGgtagcaacattagcatgcaaataAGCAATTTCAATGGCAACgtgaatttaattaaataaacagagagagTCAATAACTCTGCTGTGTTCGCAGGGATCAAGTTCAGAGAATAGGTCCGGTTTGACTTTTTAAATCACCTGAACGCCCGTAGATTGAGCCGACCGAGTCTCCAAATAGAGGATCGACTCCTTTGACACCGgccaccccccacctccaccccataGCAGACCGTCCCGGTAATTGTGCCTGTTACCTTCTCCGCTCCAAAATTCTGGATCGGTGATATGTATTTGtcacgggggggtggggggggggtcgatcaCAGCCGTCGGTCATTCGCAAAGACGTAGCGCGGCTCGGAGGGGTGCGAGCGAGACATTTCCTGCCTCACACTTCCACAATCCACATGCAAGACAAATAATGCAGCGTTTCATTTCTGATTCGCCTGATAACTATGATTTTAATCCCGCCTGGCTGGCAAATGTACGCGTCTTTCCTAAATGTGTTGGGATCCGCCGGGAGCTCCATCCGGATGGACGCCATTACGCACAGGTCCGAAATGCCAATCTAAATATTTGGTGCGTGTGCGCCCTGACAGCTCTCGGACCTGGGACTACGCCATCACTAACGCGACGGTCGGGAGAGAGAAGCGTGTATATTTACAGAAAGTGTCGATGTGCTCCTTCCTGTGGAATCGGTGCTCGCTCGGACCTGCAGCCAGCCATTTTACAGTCGAGGGTCCGAGGCACCGAGAGCGCAACCCGGCAGCTTTTGGATAAAGTTTCCCTGTGCGCCGGCATTAGCTCCGGCTCCTCTGTCAGAGCCGGTGGAGGACGCGCCGAACATCGGTTCCATACATTTAAAAACTATATTTTCAACTATACTCCACCCATACGGACGCTGCAGGAGGACTGGCTTACCCGTGCAGAGGATATTTCCGGAGGACCAAATATGACTGTGCAGTGTAAAGGGTGATGCTGCGAATgccgagggagggaggggtcacgGGGAGTTGCTATGGTGTCGCAGCCTACCGTGTCCGACCAGTAGCCATGTTCAGCCTATGAGTACGGTTGAACCTGCAGCCCGTTATCAAAGGCGCTCTGTGCCTCAGAGGAGCAGGGGTGAAGGCACACGAGCAACGGCGCGCCCGTCACAGCACAGGAGACCAAATCCGACATCACTTTTATTACAATTAACACTCACAAGCCTCGCGACTTGATGCGTCACGCTCAATAGAGATCACAGTGAGATTTCACAGAGTCAAACCAGCATGAGGGAGGTGTCGTAACTGTCACAGCGCGTATCGAGGCGTTATACATCATCGTGGATACCTATGGCGGCTACTGCTTAAAGCTGCAGGAGGATCAGACTAATACTGGAGGGGCTCGTTATAGATGCGcctgcagcctggagggaggcagggacGAGTGGCAGAAGGCCACCCGCAGCTTAGCCAGCCGATCCACGATCATTATATAGATTGAAGCAAAGCTGCGGAGCGGAGGTCTGTTCTCAGTGATTGTGACAGTTTATGTGTGTTCGGCAGGGGTCAAGGGCAGCGATCCGGGTCATCACTCCACGTCTCCGGGCTCGCACGCTTCTAGCTCTGAGACCAGCCGGTGGGGGAAGAGTTTATACTGCAGCCACGTGGGTTCTGGCAAAACAAAGAGAACATAATTGAGTATTCTAATCATCTCCTTTGTGacgtgtttttttgtttgtttggtttttaatttaaaaaaaaacaggttaacCGAGGTAGCAGGCTGGAGGCTGGAGCTTCCCGTCGAAGCAGGTCTGGGTGGCGCTGAAGCTGCACTGCTTCTGGGCATGTTTGCAGTAGAATGTCACGTTTTGCCCGTGAGGAACCATGGCGTCGGTAACGTCAAAGGGCCAGCGCTTCAGCCCGGCGATGACCACGCGGCTCCGCTCGGCGGGGATGAGGCAGCGAGCTGCGAGAAGGGCCATCGGTATGAAGGTATCATGAAAGCGTAACGGCTGAGAGGAACGGCGTCATCGGCCCCGAGAGCCCATCAAACACGCTACGACGGCCCCTTACCTCTACAAAATGGCGGCGGGGCGCTCCAGCTGCCGTtggacagacaggtgacctTCTGGGGTCCATCCAGCAGGAAATTCTTCTTGCAGAGGTAGTGGATTTCAAAACCAGCCTCATAGTTGGTCTTCTGGACGGCCACCACGTAGCCCTGCTCCACCTCGTCAGGCGGTCGGCAGTGCACATCTGAGAGAGGCCGACGATCAGAGTTAGAGGCCTCGAAGGTTAAAACAGAGCGGAGCAGGAAAGGGCGCAGGGGGCTGCAGCTCGTCCCGCTTTTGTCTCGGCGGAAGCCAGGATGAACATCCTGTGTGGACAACAGGCCGTGCAGGCGCCGGGAGGACCACAAGGTGGCAGAAAAGCACTGCAGGCGGCCCAGCGAGAGGCGTTCTGACTCACTTCGTTcactttaattatttatttacacatctGCCCACAGAAGAGAACGCATGCGCCCAACAAACGCGTGTTAATCCCATCAAAAGCATTCGGGTCCAGTCAGGACGCACCGcgacagacagagaaaaacactCACTTTTACAGATGGGGTGAGGATATTGCCACGTCTGGTTCTCCCGGCAGTAATTTTCACTGGTCCCCACTATGTTTGCGctgcaatgggggggggggggggggggaaggttgggggggggggggttggagacAGATGGCAGCGtgacatttacagcactgaCGACTGAGAGCATCTTaataatgaaacaaaaagaaaatgctcaGAGGGGAAAGGTGTGAAAAATGCTCttgttgaaataaatgttgTGTTCTGGCTGACACGTTGTCTCGGAGTCAGCCAGCAGATGAGTCACGGCGTGAGAGGAGTCAGTACGAGATTGGGCTGTAATGACCCAGTTAGTTCAGTCAGAAATTTGCCATCTGATTCACGTCCCTGCCACTCATCCGTCATCATCTGACGCTCCCCACACCTCTGCCGTGATGAAgccttccttctccttcacaCGTCTCCATCTTCTCACTTCCTCCATTGCTACATTGCGCATCGTTTCAGGTTTTTCGTGCCTCCTGCCCACACGCTCATAGCCCggtaccacccccccccaaccaccaacACCCCTCGTTCTCACCCAGACAGGCAGCTGTAACGGATGGACGTTCCCACTGCAGCATCGCCCTGGATGTCAAAGGTGTCCGTGACCTCCTGGGGCAGAGGGCACTTTTGGGCAGGGTTGTTGGTTTCAGCCTCTGGAGGTCAAAAAGTGATGAgataaaaggtttattttcaattatatttgcagaaaaacaaaccaagtcCGCAGCGCAAGCTGAAATCCAGCCacgttggaggggggggggatcaatgaAGCTGTCACAGACAGAAatgtgtgttatttttaaagtgtttgACAAAGATAACCGGTGAGTCACCTTCAAGTGCTGCCAGAACAGTCGATTCTGTTCAAGCCTTTCTCAGTCAGGTAAATCTCCCTGCAGCGAGCCGCCCGAGCACCCCAGCACAGGTAACGTGTGCTTTGTTATAAAGCAGGGAGTAATATAATACTGATTATATTATCAGAATAAGAGAGGCTGCAAAGcttgtgtttcattttctgacaCAGTTAGGATGTATTACGTGTGGTTGTTACATTAATCCTGGGAAAAGGTACGCTGCATTTTAATAAGATACTAGTAATAATTGATTGACTGTACTTTAATGTAATTAAGGAGTTGAGGGAAAAAACTAATCTGTGTATTGCAAGATTTTATAGATGGTTTTACCACACAGTAGGGGGAGAAAAGGCCAAATTCATGAGAGTCAGTGTCTGCAGGAATAGCTTTGGATTGTGAAATTCCTGCTAATTAAAATCAGGAGCCAtttttgttgcccccccccccccccctccgtcgCCATGGTGACACCAATGTGAGGGAAATGTGGCACAAGTGctgaatcacagcagcaaaCAGAATTCTGTCTTTACAGGATTAAAAACACGTCAGACGTTCCGATCAATTAGGAGTGAAAGGAGAAAGAATGGCGGGAACAGGGATGGAAGATGCAGAGAAACCGGGGGGGGACGGTACGAAGTTTTCCAGCCAGTTTTGTGACCCATTGAGGTGTTTGAACACATCATGCCGCATTTAGAACCTGCATATCTGTATAGGTTGTATAACAGCTGGCTCGCTTCGATCCTGGATGTTGGAGGACTGCAAGCTCCTGGAAATATATAAACACCAAAAGTGGTGCTCGGAGAGAGGCAGCGGTGACCCGGGCTCCATCAAACACAAGGTTTCGGATCAGAAGGTTGCTTTGAAAGGTACAGAGGCAGCTCTCGCCCGGAGGCTGTCTTAGGTATCGGAGAACAAACTAATACCAGAACGCAAAGGGACCGATGGGAGCGTTGCAAGTCTGGCCGTGGATGAGAGCCCGGAGCCGAgttctcttctgttttcccaTCTTTGCCTCGGCTCCCACCCACACAGGCTGCGGCAACAAGGATGTTGAGGAGCAGGTAAATTCATCACAACCCGGTCAATTTGAATGGGGAGGAAACGCAACGCTTGGGCCGTGCGCGCCCCCTGCACGCAAACAGCCCAGAGCGGCACGCTTGTCCTCGGCTCCTGAGTAGAGAGAGACCTTACTGGGGACCTCAGAtggaagaggatgagaggagaggaggatgagagaggagaggcaggaagaagagagCAGGGAACAGAAAGGCCTGGAGCAGCATGAGCAACAGAGCTCTGTGACTCTCCTGACTGTGATCTGtcgcccacacacacgcacgcacgcacgcagacacacaaatatTCACAGctaatgtacacacacacacaaaaagcccTGGATGAACACACATTCGCACTCTGTGCCACTCTGAGAGCGATCCGCCGCCCACTGCCTCTCAGCAGCCATGAAGGATCTCGACACAATGCAAATGCTCTGACGCGTCGGAAGCCCACCTACCTTCTGCCCATCTCCAGCGGGAGGACACTCAGCGAGACAGAGCTGCCAGCGGTGGCTTCAGGTGTGTGATTAAGCAGCTTTAGCGCCATTTTAAATGTAGTGCTAGAGCTCTGAGGTCagctgtggtggggggggggggggaggctggaTTGATGGCTTTAGCTCCTGCTGTCGCTCCGCAGCAGACTTTTCTTCTCTATTCTCATTTTTCATGTGCTTTATATGCAGAGAACTAACAGGAAGTACAAATGTTTGATGGCGCAGCCCGGAGCGCCGTGGTGCTTTTGTTCTAATTCCCAATTCCTGGAAGCTTCTTTGCATTTTGTCGAAGCATCGGCCTGTTCTGCCTGGGAAAGCAGCACATTCCTGGAGCAAACCCGTTCAAATGGCCCCCCCTGCACGCCTTCATTTTAAGATTTGGCTCGACGTCTTTCTTGATATTAAAAGTTGTTCCCGGGATGCAGAATCCTTTTAGCCACGTTTATTGTGTTTGTCCTAGAAAAATCCCCTCACTCCTCACTTCAGTGTCTAAAACAGACATTAATGAGGCAGAATGGGAATGTGCACGAGGTAACTTAATAACCCTAACTTATTGTTTCATATATATGGGAGGTTATTAACTCAAGCAGCATACATGGAccctgttgctatggtgataaGCACAACAGCCCATGTGCAATGTATTGTGATAATCGAAGTTCCTTGGACTGTTTTGTATTAAAATTAAACAAGTCAAACTGTAGTGCTCAAACCTACTTGTGCAGACGGGCTCCTCCCCACTCCACTGACGA comes from the Takifugu rubripes chromosome 7, fTakRub1.2, whole genome shotgun sequence genome and includes:
- the LOC105416723 gene encoding mucin-17 — protein: MDSHLASVLISGSLNVQNGSRCAEGPELVAEVSLESRGRSSPCSAPGNPQPCPVKAAVAIRRDALSITGKKPEVGGTCKPASQEESDIGGLKQPIAANPGVPVLCGRPIRLRCVVPPQRSRPITNSAISRTKDFPRSAFSSVGTLAQKNRNNIHICADGDEEERKEKHDSVKHELFRQAGRREKRPVKTDALNNKVSAHELETSFISSHSPVKLLSPQGIKEEMTEGSILETPLPQQEVDFQPCETSEEQTEPLDLSLPRKKERRGGRILDDSGCESLLIMEVDEYEGEGDRDTVEEDDEAVLRTDSTPQDALLSPFFSTSPAEEDTENLLLIDEQGIPYTLTPDGLKVPQVDVSGSEDPRPERDDSAEDEGRHSPSSAEHDLSQSLDTLAPPAEDHSSSPLPGTDTGSAPADAGQTQAPELFAITSCGPSQAAEPSFQSAQSHAVPCPPSGISAPSQPIQIFPNPPANAPLVFLSSPSSSLLSSAPLGLTLPITVNQSASCSPTPMFLLLSSVPSSSGETTSTPIAVLDPSTGQLSKIDTASVPVSLPLPSSEVSDLSSPLPTISHPVIRLTPNNPPVIIPGVPNVSAGSVFTSFPPPPPPPALQNKLQSGSDVPLPSESNSSIPNSGCKAIVGGDAEEVSHISNEPLPSTASPPHASDGQSPATEPQFDFSGVHTQHLPLDDHLYFSNPAASPSPPAAPVLSPGKLNALDPLDPGSPSNMGPRRVLYCQLCPRVFFYLSDLERHAITHSQKKPHVCQQCGKAFKRSSHLQRHKHIHTGQRNFVCSICAKRFREAGELQRHQRVHTGEKPYQCQLCHTRFAERNTLRRHTKRKHPYHQVAMEMLNEGKGSVRGNEGGVLGMLEEEESAEWYSSTVSNLENSESEGES
- the ntd5 gene encoding beta-2-glycoprotein 1-like translates to MRSSFTRLAAADGSKVLVRGIISNVQLKKQQGARGPSSHSGWRDWLCKSGARRIRNQMCAPRLMDCALLLLSLLALTGALTPEAPGSCPQRLLGEERRRTCPRPCKTDRDCSNKRQCLCDGQCGLSCVAPARTCPWPLPPGENSVSRLLHPTPSFSALLEVHCKPGFTFPSGLDVTRRRCQGDRQWSGEEPVCTKAETNNPAQKCPLPQEVTDTFDIQGDAAVGTSIRYSCLSGANIVGTSENYCRENQTWQYPHPICKNVHCRPPDEVEQGYVVAVQKTNYEAGFEIHYLCKKNFLLDGPQKVTCLSNGSWSAPPPFCRARCLIPAERSRVVIAGLKRWPFDVTDAMVPHGQNVTFYCKHAQKQCSFSATQTCFDGKLQPPACYLEPTWLQYKLFPHRLVSELEACEPGDVE